GTCTTACTGTATATTGATACAAGAACTACTGAGAAAGCAGTTATGAGAGACAGCTAAAACAGCTAAAACTCACTTATAAATACTACATCAACAAAACATACTACTAAAAGtcaacacagaaacaaaagcaaaaataaaagcacaaaacaagaAATCCTTAAAATAAGTGGACAATTCAGTAGCGTAATGTATTTATGCTGAAGTGCATACTAGGGGGTCATGGTTAAGTTCTGTACTATGCTTTTACTCAGCATACATTGCAACATTAACCTTTTGCCACCATTGTTGATATTCATATATTGACTTGTGATGTCTCTATTTATAAACAGTGTAGTAATTACCACCTTACCAAAACGTGTATATTTAAGACACAGTTAAAGAAATCAAACAAAAGCAGAATTAGCTTTTGTTTGATTTCTTTAACTGTGTCTTCAGGATTAGGAGCCCAACTAAAGCAGTAATCTCTGCAATGGTAATGAAACAAAACGTAATTTAATAAACCTTTGTTCATTCTCAACAAGATCTTATGTAGATATCGTATTGACAGAAATAACGTCTACTGAACGTCATGATGAAATATTCAGTAGCCTACCTGTATGTTGGTCACCAAGAACAGAATTCCTCCCACAGCAATGAAGGACAGAGCAGGGAACAGGAGGACGGAGTTCACTGAAGGAGTGAAAATCAGTTATGACtataaacaaactgaaatgtatcAATATACCAAAGGtcaaataaagatacaaatatTCACCAGGACTGGAAAAGGCTATTAACAACATTCCTGCAGTGTAAACCGATCTGTAAAGTAAATCATAACATAAGAATATGAGagtagttaaataaatattttagacacaGGGCCTACTTGATGTTTTCTTCTGTCTCAAAACATTCGAAATATTATGGATCGAGTTATGGCAGATTTAGATTTATGAGCTCAAAGATAAAGTGTCCCCAGAAATATGTGAACACTTAAGCCACACAttcctttcaaaagtttggagtcagtatttttttttactagggcattaaaacttaaattatacagaattaaattgaattaaattttaaaataaattagatttatttgctgtgttgacATTTTCTTTCAGAGGGGCTATGGGTTGCAgtgataataatttataattcaaCATATGTGATCACacataattcaaatataaaacagttattttaagttacaataatattttacattagtaCTGTTTGAACTTGTGTTCAAATATTTCTGCCTTATTGTGCAACCTCTACAGAGGCTGCAAACATCGAAATTCTTAGAGTACCACAAATCACTCAGCCCTGCCAAATTTCCCTCCTTGCCTCAGCTGCGGTATCACTCCTCTGTTCTCACACAATCTCTAAACTTTTTCACACACCAGAAATAAAAGTCTATTTGAATACACTTCCCTCCCAATTGCTCTTGAGGCAtagactttttacatttttcacattttaggaCTATTGCTTAAGCCTTGTCTCTGAAACCGAGGgtataaattctttaaaataactagATTGAAAAACACATCCCTTGCAAAAGTACAACAAAATGGTAATACCGTAGTATTGAATGATTACCATATTTGTTTACCATGGTATGTACAAGATATGCTTCACAGAATATcatagtattactttttttgtagttatGATATTGGTATGCAGGACAGGTACTGTATATGTGCCCAGACAAATACACATTCAAATCTGACTTACATTCCCAGTAGCCTGGCAAATGTGGTACCAAAGTGGTCAAACAGGAAGCCATTTGGCAGTGTAAGGAAGTTGTTCATAAAAGATGCGATGGTGAAGATGAGTGAGAGCTGCTCATCCTGTCTACTGCAATCTAACACACAGCAAGTGTTAAATGTGCTACACAGTTTCCAGAGCTAGATGTGCATACACAATGCATATGTTTGAATTTTGAACCAACCTTCAACAGCAGTTCCATTTATTGTGGAATTCACACAAAGACTTTTGAAGTAGCCTTCAGTCTTGAGCACAAAAACCAACGATGCCCAGCCAAAAACAGCCCCTGCGAACCCCAAACACTCAACTAAGCCAGATATCAGAGTAAACCAGGACCGTACCCTCAACTCGCCTCCCTGGCAGCCAAACATCTTGACTTTCTCTCTGCTTCACTCCTCAGTCTTGGAGTTTGCCCAGTGTCCTtgaaaagaattaaaatttaattaattcagctttaaatGAGCAACAAGAAGACACAGAATGCAGATACACACTTACTTCTATATCTTCAACTCCTTCAACAAAGTCTACAGACATGCACTTATCCCTCTCTCTTTATATGGAcctctgtgtttttttccctcccatTTTTACAAATCCCTCCTCTTATTTCCTTTTAGGACACTCTCAGAAGATGTTTGTAAGCATTCATTCCagcaatatttcagtttcagagctgtttattgttgttgttgttaaattctgctttattatatttaacaaatataaccAATTTGCAGAACCAGatttatgcacatattttagacatttctgtGTGTATAAATTGAAGCTTTTTCTGGGAATCTGTCTGCTGTTGTACAACCCCCTTTAACCTTTTTACAGTTTAACTGATTTTGAGAGGAGCAAGTGAATGAACTACTGAGAGAACTGATAAGCTCTGAAATACTGGTTTGTGCCTCACTTCTCATACATACATTCCACATTAAAGTGTGAGATAGGcggttttaagcaaaaatgccACAACGCAAGATTGTCTGAATGGGCAACATTTTAGGGTTTTGTAGTCATTGCAGTGTAGAAATGCACTGGTTCACACCCAAATACAAGCTTGTCCCTTGTCATTCATGTGGATTATGACTGTTGACCTTATGATTGTtggtgtttctgtttttttaaaacctaaaataaaaagaacagcatgatTGGCACAAGACACACTATTTCTGTGCTTCCCTTTCAGTTTAGTGATGCAACAGCGTTTAGAATAAGATTCTAATTGCACTTTCACAGTTCCTATCACAAGACCACCAAAAGATTTCCTCTTATGTGTGACCAACTACGTCAAACtctacaaaaattatatttcaatggGCAAAGGAAGGTCTATTTTAAAAGATGTGTGACGAgttctattttagttttttagtttcTGCATTTGTTTCAAGTCttggtattttaaaatgtaacacaaaatgaatttagacatgaaaaaatatctatttttattaagtgtGCTTTTCAGGTGTACCCCTCCCAACCCCCCAACCCCAGCCAAAACAGCCTAAACATTTACTCATAGATGCTTTAAagtaattgtatatattaacTGCACTTTGAATAAATAGATCTGGACAAAATGTgccaagaaaataaatattttattatttactaagaacctttctgttttagaaatgtttctttgtggtgaaagaaagTTTTTTAGTCTGTAAAAATGGTAAGAAAGAGAtctttctttaaagaacctttgactgaatggttctttgtgaaaccatggttcttctatggcatgtGAAGAatcttttaagcacctttatatCTAGGATGGACTTCCTTCCTACCTTGCTTAATCACTCTCTCTTACAACTTCCAGTAAACGTACAGATCTAAAGCATAGATGTTTGCGTAAATACATGTCCTATGAAACAAACATTTAGATGTGATACACTATTGTATGCTATAGTGGATCAAATCACATGTGATCAAAGATGTGTTCAATTTGCGCATCAGCATTTTCATATGTCATCACTTTAGAACATCATAAGATATATGATGACACTCTCAAAAAGGAGAACCACTAGAATGAAACAGACTTTATAAATGTAACCTCGAGGCCTGAAACTTCTCTTTAGAGTCCAAAGGACTGTTCTGACTGCAATGCTGAGAATGTTTTATTGACTCTTCTATGTTCAAACCTGTTTGTTTTATGACTAGACACTTTTCCAAACCTGTGCTCAGTTACTATAGTAGTACTAGCTTCATTTTTCTTGTAAAGGAAAGAGTAAAGTGTAACATAAAGACAGATAGAAGCAATCTTATGGGACATCTAAATCCATCCCCATTCTATGAACATAGCTTTGCCTATTCACAGCCTTTCGTTCATTTCGTTATTTCGTCTTTCTTGTCCGTATAACGCTTTTGTACTGCTGTAGAGCACATCTTGAATGATCATCTTTTAAGACAGTGAAAACAGAATAATATATGATGGCTGCATTGTTATACACTGTTCCACCCCGCTTCACCATCCACCGCCCTCCTTGATGAACGCGTtcgaaagtgaaagtgaaatcGAAATCGAAAAAAACAGCGCCATAACAATTGTACGATTTCGCGAGCGTCAGATCGTTTTGTTGGTTGTAGTGTTACTTACatcatactattttttttttgcctggtatgtttttactcttctgttattttttatttgtaacagtTGCAAAAAGTGTGGTCAGGTGTTAAATTGCACTTAACGTTCAAAGTCTTAACAACGAAATGGCATATACTTAATACTGAAACGTAGCCAAATAAACCAGCAGACAATGTATTTACAGAACATGAATATTAAAGTTGTCATTTTATTACaagttatatgtttttataataaatattaaacagcagagAGTAGGTAAAACACTTGATCTATATAGCTAATTGAGGCATAATGATACTGGAATATAATAGCACCCAAAATGTAggctaatttaaataatgttaagctGTTATCCGTTTATGAAAgagaagtttattttttattgcaaaattacACACCCAGGAAAGTTACTTCTACGCAGAAAACTTCAATCGGGTAAAATGTTatactatattaaaatgtctgtttgCTAATGTTTTGAGGTCCAACCATGAACtttgttaaaacaaacagataccCTACCTAGGCTATGAAAATTGTCTGGTCTGATCAGGGATGTGTTTCAAGTTCTGTCGCTACCAATGGAATAATCTTCAATGGAAATAACGAGGACGACCATAGTTAGCTAACGATGGACCTGCCACAAACCTCCCAGTGGCCTCTGGCGCTGGTTCAGAGAAAGACACGCTCAGAAAAGAATACgtgcaaattaattattaatttaatattacactTTCTGTAAAATGACCATTGGCCGTCGACATAATGTAACGAatcaataaaaagttaatttaatgtaGGCTACTCTTGGGGGGGACCTAAGCAGCCGCCTTAGCTCGCGTATGCCTTGGGCCGGCTCTGGTAAGGGATATAAAATGGCGGTACCTATATAAGTCTATGAAAAGTCCCCatagtctaaaaaaaaaacaatcctgaCACGCGTCTGACAAAGCGACTTCGAATGGCTATGAAGTGATTGCAGAGTAAATATATAGAGGTTATTTGGCGCCCTCTTCTGATCGAAACTTACAGCCACTCTgtgacagtgtttttttgttagttttttacAACCATCCAACTGTAGAACCAATTACCGAAAATTACCGAACTTAGACTGACTATATTGACCATACTGCCAATTATTCAAAGCATCTTAGCCTCAACAATATTAACACCAAATCAACAAAGGGTTGacttaattcattattaaattaaatagagaGCAATAAAATGCACATCCCCAAGTGTTACATGTGTTCATACAGAGAGCACAGAGTGGATGGAGAGGGAGGTGAATGAAGATAACAGATAATCATGGGCAATATAGGAATGAGAGCAAAGATagcagtatatttttaaaaccatcTGCTGTGTGTTGAGGGATGTTCATGGATAAGAAGAACTATACATGTCCACTGAGATAATAAACCATGGTCTGCTTTGATAAAGAGGTGTACAAAGTGAAAGCCTTAGATAAGGTCCAAAATTATCGACTGCTATTGTGACCACATTCGCATAAAACCCTCATTGTGAATGTCTGAGAAGATTTGGCGTTTTGAGCATAACcctaaaatgcacaaaactgtATAACTGAAACATTAGTATGAGAGGTCTATGATCTTTTATGATATATATTGTAGCATATTAGTAccttgtgtgtattttatatgtaaattgtAACAAATTCTCAAAGTGGCAgcttttgaacaattttatCTTGAGGGCATGAGTGTTTGCAAAAAGGTCCAAAAAGATAAAGCTAACTAATAGATTAAAGGTTATTTCTGTCAGAAACGTCCTTTGTCTGTACAGTATGTTGGATGTGTGTCAATGATGTTTATTCCTAccatgtgtgtgtaatgttgtGTATTGGTTACCAGCACTAACAGCTGCTCAGTGGGTCTGTCTGAGCCAGTGTTACCAGTGTTACACTATTTCTGGAGCGTGTGTTGTTTAAAAGGTCAGACACAGACAGAAGGGGTGGAGGGTATAGGGaagaaaagaggaagaagagagcgagagagaccaAGAAAATCAGAAGAAAGACTGAAGTGGAGAAGGAAGAAGTCAGTATTGTCTGTCAGTTCATTGATTACTATAGTTAGACTGAAGATTTGTTACTTTGAACAGACGACTCTGGACAAATGGAGGATTCAGAGAATACTGCTTTGACCAATGAGACAAAGGTAATAAGTGACCAGGTAATTGTTGCAGTGAATTATCAAGTGAATCTCTCTATTTCAGTTGCTATATTTCTCTCACATTAACCTTCTTGTTCTGTCTGAAAGACCCCAAGGCCTTTTTAACACATCAAAAACATAATGATGCATGTGACATGATGTTggcaaacttatttttaaaatggctaaCCATTTATTGACAATGAACAAATTAACATCACACAAAGAATCTGATAAATgttatgttactttttttgtggCCATACAAAATGTGagtaaatgcaattaattttttaatgcgCAAAGATGTAACTTTAGAGATACACTTAGGttgctttcatttcttttagtatttgtttaaaatgtgttaccCTGGGGTGAAACTAATCACAAACATAATCAAGTAATTAGTAACTAGTATTAACAATTAACCATGTAGTcaattttcatatatatgtatatgaatcaataatatttgttaatgttaaatgcAACGTAAAATATTTCAAGGCACTTACTTTAAAGTAGGGAAAAGTGATTCATTAGGCCTACTAAATTActacaaaacattaattaacacaccaaattaaacatgacacattgatgtagaaaaaaagtaaaatattattttaaatctttgttttatttacaaaaaaatgtttttttacaatgtagaTTTTTCAGCACTAGGATCACTAAAACcctacacatactgtaaaaatatgaaacaaacaaacaataaataaacaaactgctCATGAGCAGTCCAAACATATAAGGCaaaacttataataataacagatttaTCAGATTGATTGATAGCTTGATAGCTGATTTACATGTGGTAATTCGATATCAGAACACATTTACTAATGCTCACCCTCCCACCTGCTCATTTAATGGAATGCTACAGCTCTTTTTACACTGATGAGTCATGACCTCATGTGACACCTGGGACAACTCCTCTAGACTCAcacatgcagagagagagagagagagagagagagagagagagagagagagagagagagagagagacccttTGGCAGGGATGAGAAGATGTAATGTGTCAcaagggataaaaaaaatatcttgatgaAAAACTGATTTGACTGATTGATAGATAAGACAGTATATAACATATATGGATATTGGATATGGATATTTTTCCATTAAGaggatggaaaaataaataaaataattgcaggcttcaaaattagatttttgttgcttttgtagCAGTGGTATAATACATAATgctatataataatacacataaaaGCCTGCTATTATAATCCGTTAGCAATATGCTGGTTAATTGACTCGCTGAATGCTAAACTAGAAGCTAACTAATTAATAAAGAATCAcacaattatacattataaactaCAATGTGAAACTAGCTGGTGTATACACTGCAGAGATACATTGTGATTGCTAAGTTTGTACTTTggtatcatttttttgtttggaatGGGCCCTTTACAGGATGCCAAACATGTGATGTCCACAGACACAAAATGTTCTGCAGAGTCAGAGCCAGGAGGTGGGACTGATACTACGGAGGTGGAGCTAATGAGAACAACAAAGAAAACCAGGAGAACATAAAAGCTGAAGCCAGTGACAGTGAGGCATATGAGCAAAAGGGAGGAGCCACCGAGAATGGCAACATTgtgatgaaagagaaagaagaacaaagaaaaggATATCAAAGAACATAAACCTGAAGAACAAGAAAAAGAGACAGGAGTtgatataaacaaacaatgtgAAGTAGAAGAAGATGTAGAAAATAAAAGGAACAACGACCCTCAAAGGAAAGAGAATGATTCTTGCAACAAACAGGGACAACTTGAGGTAAAGCACAAAGAAGAGGACagaacaacaaaagaaaataaagaagatgaaagtgaaacaaaagacaaaagagagacTAAAGATGATATCAAGAACAAACCAGAAAATCTGGGAAGAAAAAGCAGAACAGCTCCATCCTCTGCTCTTAGAACCCCTACCAAGTCATATGCTCGTCCCTCGGCCAGAAGAGATGCCATGGCCAAGTTTCAGAAGGACCAGTAAGTAATCCCACTAACATGATATCATTATCATCAACCTCATAATAATATGGATCACAATACAATGTGCTTTGATTTTTGATCATCCTCACTTTTGTTATACTctctatttttatgtatataaaagaaACGAACCTGGCATTTGTCAGCAATTAATGAAATGTCTTctagtgtaaatagcatatgTTGATTTGTTATAGGACTCCAGGTGTCAGAAACTTTAAAGTTCAACGCACATCTATAGGTATGGCTGGTGGAGCAtcaattaaacagaaaattctGCAGTGGTGCAGGAACAAAACACAGAAGTA
The genomic region above belongs to Puntigrus tetrazona isolate hp1 chromosome 14, ASM1883169v1, whole genome shotgun sequence and contains:
- the smtnl1 gene encoding LOW QUALITY PROTEIN: smoothelin-like 1 (The sequence of the model RefSeq protein was modified relative to this genomic sequence to represent the inferred CDS: inserted 1 base in 1 codon; deleted 3 bases in 2 codons; substituted 1 base at 1 genomic stop codon), coding for MEDSENTALTNETKDAKHVMSTDTKCSAESEPRWDXYYGGGANENNKENQENIKAEASDSEAYEQKGGATENGNIVMKEKEEQEKDIKEHKPEEQEKETGVDINKQCEVEEDVENKRNNDPQRKENDSCNKQGQLEVKHKEEDRTTKENKEDESETKDKRETKDDIKNKPENLGRKSRTAPSSALRTPTKSYARPSARRDAMAKFQKDQTPGVRNFKVQRTSIGMAGGASIKQKILQWCRNKTQKYEGVNIENFSSSWNDGLAFCALVHRFFPSAFDFSXLKASEREKNFTLAFSTAESLADCCPLLEVSDMLIMGNNPDPLCVFTYVQALCHHLSKIEKERREKESTEKNKEDQGVSEGNEDGERDEINQNEKREKNGSDSDRETEQERDQNENVINADAAD